CCCATGTGGTCCGGGCCGCCGCCAGGAGGTCGTCGGTCTCGGCGTGGTGAAGCGCATGGCGGGCCGCTGGGCCGTCGTCGGCCGTGTCAACCTGGGCAGTGGTGTGGACGGGCGTGCCGGCCGTGGCCTCGGCCCGAAATTGCAGGGCGAGGCCCGTGCACCGGTGGGCGTCGAGCAGCGCGTCGGGGAGGGTGCCCAGGGCCCACTCCAGATAGCGGACGCTGTTGACGTGGCGGTTCAGGTCGAGGTCGTGGTACCGGGCCGTCCAGGTCGTTTCGTGGTCGGTACGGTCCGGGGTGGGCAGGTCATCGAATGCCTGGCGGAGCGGGCGCGGGCGGTCGGGCATGTCCAGGTCGTAAAGCAGGCGGGGTGGGCGTACGGGGCGTCGCCGCTCGGTGTCGATGACGAACCAGCGGCTCGTGGCCCGCCCCATCTCGGTGTCGTCGACGGAAAGAACGAACTCGCGTGTGGCGTGGAGGCCGTCCAGCCCCGACGGCCACGTCTCGACGGCTACCGTCTCGTTTTCCTGCGGCAGCCGGTCAAGGTGGAGGTACATGTGCGAGAGCACCCAGGCCTGCTCCTTCTCGCGTAGGTCCCGCATCGACACACCCAGGGCGTCGGCGTGATGGCCCGCCGCCTCCTGTAGGTACACGCACAGGGCGGGCATCGACGCGGTGCCGTGTGGGGTGAGGTCGGAAGAGCGGACCGGGACGGTCTCGGTCCAGGTGATGGGAGAAGGCATGGGCGATGGTGAGAATGGAACCCGTGTTATGAGTCGGTCTCGTCCTGGACGGCGGCCAGGATCTGCTCGTGGACCGAAAGGGCGTCTTCGTCGAAGAGGACGAATCGGACGTGGGCAACCGATGCGAGATCAGGGGCCGCGTCGAAGATCGCCTGGAGGGCGCCGGCCACGCCCCTGCCCGTCCGCAGCTGTGCGTTCGCCGCGCTGACGACGGCCTCCATGTCGGACTGCTCCGCGATGTCGCCCGTTGTCAGTTCGATCGTGACACCGGCTTCCACGTGCGTCATGGGGGCGACTATGGGAGAGTCGACGAGCGCAGGGACGAACAGAGTTGATGCTTCAGGGTACAGACTGTAGTCTCACATCCTCGTCGTGTTCGTTCTCCTGTGATCAGCCGCGCTCCCCTCCGTTCAGGCGCGCCCCACCGCCCCCATGAAGTACGACCCAATCAAGGACCGGCTCGGTGACCTTGCGAGCCGCCACCCCGTGCTGCAGCGACTGCTCTTCGGGCTCCTCAACCTGCTTTTTCTTCGGGCGTGGTACGTGCGGCGGGAGGTGCGGCGGCTCCTCGGCGCCCAGGCGGGCGACCGCCCGGTGCGGGTGCTCGACGCCGGCACAGGGTTCGGGCAGTACGCCTATTTTGTGGCCCGTACGTTCCCGGCTGCTCAGGTGCGAGCCGTCGACGTGAAGCACGAGTACCTGGAGCGGGCCCGCACATTTGTCGATCAGACCCCGCAGGCCGATCAGGTGGACTGGGCGATTGACGATCTGACGGACCTGCAGTCGGAGGGGCCGTTCGACCTGATCCTGGCGGTCGACGTGATGGAGCATATTCCCGAGGACGAGACGGTATTCGAGCACTTCGAGCGCGTGCTGCGGCCGGGGGGGCACGTCATCATCAACACGCCGTCGGACCGGGGCGGCTCGGACGTGCAGGACGAGGCCGACGAGAGCTTCATCGGGGAGCATGTGCGGGAAGGCTACGGACGGGCCGAGCTCGCGGACAAACTCCGGGCGGCGGGGCTGGAGCCGGTGCGGGGCCTCTACACCTACGGGCCGTACGGCTCCGCGGCATGGCGGGGGCTCATCAAGTGGCCCATGCAGATGCTGGGGGCCACCTGGGCGTCGCTCCTCGCGCTTCCGTTCTACTACGCCGCGGCACTGCCCGTGGGCCTGCTGCTCAACGCCACCGACGTGACCCGCGACAATGCACGCGGAACGGGGCTTTTCATGGTCGCCCGCCGCCCGCCAGAGTCCAAGTAGCGGAACGGGGGACTGGGCGGGCCGTAGCCTCACATAGTGTT
This portion of the Salinibacter grassmerensis genome encodes:
- a CDS encoding acyl-[acyl-carrier-protein] thioesterase, encoding MPSPITWTETVPVRSSDLTPHGTASMPALCVYLQEAAGHHADALGVSMRDLREKEQAWVLSHMYLHLDRLPQENETVAVETWPSGLDGLHATREFVLSVDDTEMGRATSRWFVIDTERRRPVRPPRLLYDLDMPDRPRPLRQAFDDLPTPDRTDHETTWTARYHDLDLNRHVNSVRYLEWALGTLPDALLDAHRCTGLALQFRAEATAGTPVHTTAQVDTADDGPAARHALHHAETDDLLAAARTTWAPRD
- a CDS encoding class I SAM-dependent methyltransferase, which gives rise to MKYDPIKDRLGDLASRHPVLQRLLFGLLNLLFLRAWYVRREVRRLLGAQAGDRPVRVLDAGTGFGQYAYFVARTFPAAQVRAVDVKHEYLERARTFVDQTPQADQVDWAIDDLTDLQSEGPFDLILAVDVMEHIPEDETVFEHFERVLRPGGHVIINTPSDRGGSDVQDEADESFIGEHVREGYGRAELADKLRAAGLEPVRGLYTYGPYGSAAWRGLIKWPMQMLGATWASLLALPFYYAAALPVGLLLNATDVTRDNARGTGLFMVARRPPESK